Below is a genomic region from Calditrichota bacterium.
ATATCTGGCAAAAGTGATCGATGTGCGCACCAATGAACTGATTTTCTCGCGCGGTTTTTGCAGCCTCTATGGAGAGTGGGAAACCACAAGCGAGGCGGAAAAAGGAATCCACCGCACATTTCACGAGTCGGTTTTGCTGCCTTTTCCAAAGAATAAAATTCAGTTCATCATTGCCAAAAGAAACCGTGAGAACTATTTTGAAAATATCTTTTCGACAGTCATTGATCCAAACTCTCGTTTTGTCAACAGGGAAGCACAGAGAGAAAAGTTTCCCGTTTCTGCGCTGTTCAGAAATGGCAATCCTCACATTAAGGTCGATATCGCAATTCTCGCGGAAGGTTACACTGCAAAAGAAATGAATCTGTTTCACAATGACATGAAACGTCTTGTCAGTGCCCTTTTTAAAACCGAGCCTTTCAAAGAACACAAAAAAGATTTCAACGTCTGGTATGTGGATGTGCCTTCCGTAAATTCCGGCGTTGACGAACCGCGAAAAAATTCGTGGAAACAAACCGCACTCGGTTGTTCTTACAATTCCTTTGATTCGCCTCGCTACGCTTTGAGCTTTGAAAACAAAGCCGTTCGCGACGTCGCATCTCTCGTGCCCTATGACAGAATTTACATCATTTTGAATTCCGATCGCTACGGCGGCGGCGGTATTTTTAATCTTTACGCGGTCAGCTACGCCCGAGAGAAAAATAAGGAGAAAAGCTGGGTGCCGAAGTACGTTTTCGTGCATGAATTCGGCCATGCCTTTGCCGGGCTGGGCGATGAGTACTATTCTTCGTCGGTCGCTTACGATGAATTTTACCCGTTGGATGTCGATCCCTGGGAGCCGAACGTGGCGATTTTGCACAACGGACATGTGAAGTGGGAGAATTTGATGGCAGCGGACACGCCCATTCCCACGCCGTGGCATAAAGCGGAATACGATTCTTTGAATCAGGCGCTGTCAAAATTGGACAAAAGCGCCCCCGATCTCAAAACCAAATATCAGAGAATCAAAGATCAGTTGGATGAATTAATGAAAAATCAGCCTTACAAAGGCAAAGTTGGTGCTTTTGAGGGTTCGGGCTATTCATCAAAAGGACTGTATCGACCGTATGTGGACTGTATCATGTTTTCGAAAACATTGCAAGGATTTTGTCCCGTTTGTGCGCGGGCGATTGAACAAATGATTCGATTTTATGCGCAATGATTATGATGTTGGCAATTGGCGTTTGGCCTTTAGCCTTTAGCAATTCGCTTTCTCGCACTTATTTATTTTAAGGTTGCTGTTAATCATCGAAAGAGGGGACAAGTTTCGGATCGTCAAAAATTAATAACCACTCACCAATAACTTAATAAAAATGGGAAGGAAAAAATATGCGTTTATTCATGTACAAAAAA
It encodes:
- a CDS encoding peptidase M64 — encoded protein: MKRLPIIFFLIFAFLLSDLAFTQSGFEKYFFDKTMRVDFYHTGTKGLEVISLDKVYEEPAVLTHNRQLWAGSKNNLLDTLNLGKYLAKVIDVRTNELIFSRGFCSLYGEWETTSEAEKGIHRTFHESVLLPFPKNKIQFIIAKRNRENYFENIFSTVIDPNSRFVNREAQREKFPVSALFRNGNPHIKVDIAILAEGYTAKEMNLFHNDMKRLVSALFKTEPFKEHKKDFNVWYVDVPSVNSGVDEPRKNSWKQTALGCSYNSFDSPRYALSFENKAVRDVASLVPYDRIYIILNSDRYGGGGIFNLYAVSYAREKNKEKSWVPKYVFVHEFGHAFAGLGDEYYSSSVAYDEFYPLDVDPWEPNVAILHNGHVKWENLMAADTPIPTPWHKAEYDSLNQALSKLDKSAPDLKTKYQRIKDQLDELMKNQPYKGKVGAFEGSGYSSKGLYRPYVDCIMFSKTLQGFCPVCARAIEQMIRFYAQ